The proteins below are encoded in one region of Corvus hawaiiensis isolate bCorHaw1 chromosome 3, bCorHaw1.pri.cur, whole genome shotgun sequence:
- the GREM2 gene encoding gremlin-2 isoform X1, with protein sequence MPDECGIRHLAESSPLSFSRKYRMIWKFALSVLLMAALVRVTDARKNRPAGAIPSPYKGSSSNHSERRQQLNKEVLASSQEALVVTERKYLKSDWCKTQPLRQTVSEEGCISRTIINRFCYGQCNSFYIPRHVKKEEESFQSCAFCKPHKVTSSTVQLECPELDPPFRLKKIQKVKQCRCMSVNLNGSGKL encoded by the exons ATGCCTGACGAATGTGGCATAAGGCATCTTGCGGAGAGCTCACCTCTGTCTTTTTCTAGAAAATATAG GATGATTTGGAAATTTGCCTTGTCCGTTCTTCTGATGGCAGCACTGGTTCGAGTGACGGACGCCAGGAAAAACCGGCCTGCAGGTGCCATTCCCTCCCCAtacaaaggcagcagcagcaaccactCGGAGCggaggcagcagctgaacaaGGAGGTGTTGGCCTCCAGCCAGGAGGCCCTCGTGGTCACCGAGAGGAAGTACCTCAAGAGCGACTGGTGCAAGACGCAGCCGCTGCGGCAGACTGTCAGCGAGGAGGGCTGCATCAGCCGCACCATCATCAACCGCTTCTGCTACGGGCAGTGCAACTCCTTCTACATCCCGCGGCACgtgaaaaaggaggaggagtcCTTTCAGTCCTGTGCTTTCTGCAAGCCACACAAGGTCACCTCTTCGACTGTGCAGCTGGAGTGCCCTGAGCTGGACCCACCGTTCCGACTCAAGAAAATTCAGAAGGTCAAGCAGTGCCGGTGCATGTCTGTGAATCTAAACGGCTCAGGCAAACTGTGA
- the GREM2 gene encoding gremlin-2 isoform X2, which produces MIWKFALSVLLMAALVRVTDARKNRPAGAIPSPYKGSSSNHSERRQQLNKEVLASSQEALVVTERKYLKSDWCKTQPLRQTVSEEGCISRTIINRFCYGQCNSFYIPRHVKKEEESFQSCAFCKPHKVTSSTVQLECPELDPPFRLKKIQKVKQCRCMSVNLNGSGKL; this is translated from the coding sequence ATGATTTGGAAATTTGCCTTGTCCGTTCTTCTGATGGCAGCACTGGTTCGAGTGACGGACGCCAGGAAAAACCGGCCTGCAGGTGCCATTCCCTCCCCAtacaaaggcagcagcagcaaccactCGGAGCggaggcagcagctgaacaaGGAGGTGTTGGCCTCCAGCCAGGAGGCCCTCGTGGTCACCGAGAGGAAGTACCTCAAGAGCGACTGGTGCAAGACGCAGCCGCTGCGGCAGACTGTCAGCGAGGAGGGCTGCATCAGCCGCACCATCATCAACCGCTTCTGCTACGGGCAGTGCAACTCCTTCTACATCCCGCGGCACgtgaaaaaggaggaggagtcCTTTCAGTCCTGTGCTTTCTGCAAGCCACACAAGGTCACCTCTTCGACTGTGCAGCTGGAGTGCCCTGAGCTGGACCCACCGTTCCGACTCAAGAAAATTCAGAAGGTCAAGCAGTGCCGGTGCATGTCTGTGAATCTAAACGGCTCAGGCAAACTGTGA